The following coding sequences are from one Triticum dicoccoides isolate Atlit2015 ecotype Zavitan chromosome 4A, WEW_v2.0, whole genome shotgun sequence window:
- the LOC119289823 gene encoding bisdemethoxycurcumin synthase-like: MASSNSIPASTLGEIRAAQRADGLAAVLAIGTANPPHCVPQGDYPDYYFRVTQSDHLTHLKPTFAKLCRISGVERRFFYHTEELLSAQPDMSLEARLEIVAAAAPELAASAAAKAIAEWGRTAADITHLVVTTNAGAHAPGTDVRLVSLLGFRHDVCRTALQLNGCAAGSAALRLAKDFAENNRGARVLVVCVELTVAVFRGPVESDTFDTLISQALFGDGAGAAIVGADPDARERPLFNMVAASQAVIPDTEHVPRMHLGSGGIDWNISNGLPRLAAGIIERCLLDALGDQLTTVVGGVVDWNDLFWAVHPGSGGMLERIGKALRLAPEKLAASRTVVREYGNMLGATVIFVLDEVRRRRINPEGAGAGAGLNEEWGVMIGFGPGFTVEAMLLHAAT, encoded by the coding sequence ATGGCAAGCAGCAACAGCATCCCAGCCAGCACCTTGGGCGAGATCAGAGCTGCCCAGCGTGCGGACGGGCTAGCGGCGGTGCTGGCCATTGGCACGGCGAACCCGCCCCACTGCGTGCCGCAGGGCGACTACCCCGACTACTACTTCCGCGTCACCCAGAGCGACCACCTCACCCACCTCAAGCCCACCTTCGCCAAACTATGCCGGATCTCAGGCGTCGAGAGGCGTTTCTTCTACCACACCGAGGAGCTGCTCTCCGCCCAGCCGGACATGTCCCTGGAGGCCCGGCTCGAGATCGTGGCCGCTGCCGCCCCGGAGCTCGCcgcgtcggcagccgccaaggccattGCCGAGTGGGGTCGTACCGCGGCCGACATCACCCACCTCGTCGTCACCACCAACGCGGGAGCGCACGCGCCGGGCACTGACGTCCGCCTCGTCTCCCTCCTTGGTTTCCGCCATGATGTCTGCCGCACGGCGCTCCAGCTCAACGGCTGCGCCGCTGGGTCCGCTGCGCTGCGCCTCGCCAAGGACTTCGCCGAGAATAACCGTGGCGCCCGCGTCCTCGTGGTCTGCGTCGAGCTCACCGTCGCTGTTTTTCGCGGGCCCGTCGAGTCGGACACCTTCGACACCCTCATTTCCCAGGCACTGTTCGGCGACGGAGCGGGCGCGGCCATTGTGGGGGCTGACCCCGACGCCCGGGAGCGCCCCCTGTTCAACATGGTGGCGGCCTCGCAGGCCGTGATACCGGACACCGAGCACGTACCCAGGATGCATCTCGGGAGTGGAGGCATCGACTGGAACATTTCGAACGGACTACCAAGGCTGGCGGCAGGCATCATTGAGCGTTGCTTGCTGGATGCACTGGGCGACCAGCTTACCACCGTCGTCGGAGGTGTCGTCGACTGGAATGATCTCTTCTGGGCGGTGCACCCGGGCAGCGGCGGGATGCTGGAGCGCATCGGCAAGGCACTCCGGCTGGCCCCGGAGAAGCTGGCGGCAAGCAGAACTGTGGTCAGAGAGTACGGGAACATGTTGGGCGCCACGGTGATCTTCGTGCTCGATGAGGTCAGGCGCCGAAGAATAAATCCTGAAGGTGCTGGAGCTGGAGCTGGCCTTAATGAAGAGTGGGGGGTGATGATTGGATTCGGACCAGGGTTCACTGTCGAGGCGATGCTGCTGCACGCTGCCACCTAA